One window from the genome of Pseudomonas sp. L5B5 encodes:
- a CDS encoding NAD(P)/FAD-dependent oxidoreductase: protein MMNKYDVIIIGSGISGALMAAILAKAGLSVLVLDAAQHPRFSIGEAMTPESGLLLRLLSRRFGIPEIEYLASPEKIIQHVGSSACGIKLGFSFAWHQEGAPSSSEHLVAPLLDAPEAHLFRQDVDAFALLIALKYGAELKQNIRIENISLDTNGVEVRLPNDEVLQAAFVIDAAAQGAPLARQLGVRTTEGLETDTCSFFTHMLNVRSYEDALAPLSRSRSPIELFQSTLHHIFEEGWLWVIPFNNHPQSTNQLCSVGFQFNHAKYRPTEAPEVEFRKLLKKYPAIAEHFKEAVNAREWIYAPRINYRSTQCVGDRFCLLPQAAGFIDPLFSRGLITTFESILRMAPKVLEAARTHDWQRAHFIDVEQHCLNAVSTNDQLVSCSYEAFKDFHLWNVWHRVWLSGSNLCCVFLKGLLDELEQHGDGPRFDLALQAARFPGCVSLDSPTYEHLFAQSCQVVRQAKDQGWPAADTARALHDLLKEHEPQLLPFGYSKISNRFIVKAPVAPD from the coding sequence ATGATGAACAAGTACGACGTGATTATCATCGGCAGTGGCATCAGCGGCGCACTCATGGCCGCGATCCTTGCCAAGGCCGGCCTGAGCGTACTGGTACTCGACGCAGCCCAGCATCCCAGGTTTTCCATCGGCGAAGCCATGACACCCGAGAGTGGCTTGTTGCTGCGCCTGCTCTCGCGGCGCTTCGGCATCCCGGAAATCGAGTACCTCGCAAGCCCCGAGAAAATCATCCAGCACGTTGGCTCCAGCGCCTGCGGGATCAAGCTGGGGTTCAGCTTCGCCTGGCACCAGGAAGGCGCGCCCTCGTCCTCTGAACACCTGGTGGCCCCACTGCTGGATGCGCCGGAAGCGCACCTGTTCCGACAGGACGTCGATGCCTTCGCCCTGCTGATAGCCCTGAAGTACGGAGCCGAGCTGAAGCAGAATATCCGGATCGAGAACATCAGCCTGGACACCAACGGGGTCGAGGTCCGACTGCCCAATGACGAAGTGCTGCAGGCTGCATTCGTCATCGATGCCGCCGCCCAGGGCGCCCCGCTCGCCCGCCAGCTGGGCGTACGCACCACCGAGGGGCTGGAGACCGATACCTGCTCGTTCTTCACCCATATGCTCAACGTCAGGAGCTACGAAGACGCGCTCGCCCCGCTGTCCCGCAGCCGCTCTCCCATCGAGCTGTTCCAGAGCACCCTGCACCATATTTTCGAAGAGGGCTGGCTGTGGGTGATTCCCTTCAACAACCACCCACAGAGCACCAACCAGCTGTGCAGCGTCGGGTTTCAGTTCAACCACGCCAAATATCGCCCGACCGAGGCGCCCGAGGTCGAGTTTCGCAAACTGCTGAAAAAGTACCCGGCCATTGCCGAGCACTTCAAGGAGGCGGTCAACGCCAGGGAGTGGATCTATGCGCCACGCATCAACTATCGCAGTACCCAGTGTGTCGGCGATCGTTTCTGCCTGCTCCCGCAAGCGGCCGGGTTCATCGACCCGCTGTTTTCCCGGGGCCTGATCACCACATTCGAGTCGATCCTGCGGATGGCGCCCAAGGTCCTGGAAGCGGCCCGTACCCATGACTGGCAAAGAGCGCACTTCATCGACGTCGAGCAGCATTGCCTGAATGCCGTGAGCACCAACGATCAACTGGTGTCCTGTTCGTACGAGGCATTCAAGGACTTCCACCTGTGGAACGTCTGGCATCGGGTGTGGCTCAGCGGCTCCAACCTCTGCTGCGTGTTCCTCAAGGGCCTGCTGGACGAGCTGGAACAGCACGGCGACGGCCCGCGGTTCGACCTGGCGCTCCAGGCTGCACGCTTTCCGGGCTGCGTCTCCCTGGATTCGCCCACCTACGAGCATCTGTTCGCGCAATCGTGCCAGGTCGTGCGCCAGGCCAAGGACCAGGGTTGGCCAGCCGCCGACACAGCCCGGGCCCTGCATGACCTGCTCAAGGAGCACGAGCCCCAGTTGCTGCCCTTTGGCTACTCGAAGATTTCCAATCGGTTCATCGTCAAGGCCCCGGTGGCGCCCGACTGA
- a CDS encoding contractile injection system protein, VgrG/Pvc8 family, whose product MFIPANQTHFSLTIDGFEHDFQVLAFSGEEAISKPYFFTVELVGGQPGMDFQRLVDIEAFLAFDTRGNGVHGRIYHIQQNADRYNLVLVPHLSYLRHGVNRRIYQRFPVPKIVALILEEHGILGDAYRLELKANYRARDYCTQYDETDLHFIQRLCEEEGIHFHFQHSPKGHVLVFGDDQAVFPRIGSPASFGQARGRGAGGSAGQGVMPAAERRYWIDRHEGQGEQPGLASGHVVGLSGYPGLECNDPWLLTEIIHEGKQPRIPGGNAGSAADEGGFLHGYRSRFTVLAGSTTYRPVLIHKKPQVPDQRAVVVALDEQVGLLGRPQASVKVMFPWDREGRFDDKSRCWLSGVSSWGCERTPLRAGAEVTVTFPDGDPDHPLISGCLCCREELAPLVGTWANPRRR is encoded by the coding sequence ATGTTCATCCCAGCCAATCAGACCCATTTCAGTTTGACGATCGACGGCTTCGAGCATGATTTTCAAGTGCTTGCCTTCTCTGGGGAGGAGGCGATCAGCAAGCCTTATTTCTTTACGGTGGAGCTTGTTGGCGGGCAGCCTGGAATGGATTTCCAGCGCCTTGTCGATATCGAGGCTTTCCTGGCCTTCGACACCCGGGGCAACGGTGTTCATGGGCGGATCTATCACATTCAGCAAAACGCGGATCGCTACAACCTGGTGCTCGTACCGCATTTGTCCTACTTGCGCCACGGCGTCAACCGCAGGATCTATCAGCGGTTCCCGGTGCCGAAGATTGTCGCCTTGATCCTGGAAGAGCACGGGATCCTGGGCGATGCCTATCGGCTTGAGTTGAAGGCGAACTATCGCGCGCGCGATTACTGCACCCAGTACGACGAAACGGATTTGCACTTCATCCAGCGCTTGTGCGAGGAGGAGGGCATTCACTTCCACTTCCAGCACAGCCCCAAGGGCCATGTACTGGTGTTTGGGGATGACCAGGCGGTGTTTCCCCGCATTGGCTCGCCTGCGTCCTTTGGACAAGCGCGTGGCAGGGGGGCCGGTGGGTCGGCCGGGCAGGGCGTGATGCCTGCCGCGGAGCGCCGCTACTGGATCGATCGCCATGAAGGGCAAGGCGAGCAACCGGGCCTGGCCAGTGGGCATGTCGTGGGCCTTTCCGGCTATCCGGGCCTGGAGTGCAACGATCCGTGGCTGCTGACCGAGATCATCCATGAAGGCAAGCAGCCGCGAATACCAGGAGGCAACGCTGGCAGCGCCGCTGACGAGGGTGGCTTCCTTCACGGATACCGTAGCCGTTTCACGGTTCTTGCAGGGAGCACGACCTACCGCCCTGTCCTGATCCACAAGAAACCCCAGGTGCCGGATCAGCGAGCTGTCGTGGTCGCCCTGGATGAGCAGGTGGGGTTGTTGGGGCGACCCCAGGCAAGCGTCAAGGTCATGTTCCCCTGGGACCGCGAAGGTCGATTCGACGACAAGAGCCGTTGCTGGTTGTCAGGGGTGTCCAGTTGGGGCTGTGAACGGACGCCGTTGCGAGCGGGGGCGGAGGTCACGGTCACCTTTCCCGACGGCGACCCGGATCACCCGCTGATCAGCGGGTGCCTGTGTTGCCGAGAGGAGCTCGCGCCGCTCGTCGGTACCTGGGCAAACCCCAGGCGGCGATGA
- a CDS encoding polyamine ABC transporter substrate-binding protein — MRKSHLRIIFSAVFLCAGINTSVAAAEPGVYLYNWFGLIAPQTPKEFEREAGIRIHMDAFDSADIMQSKVMAGRTGYDVVVATSNVLPSLIQAGVLQPLDRSQLGNLSHIDPDLLAQLAVNDPGNRYAVPYLWGTTGIGYDVDKVKAALGDDAPVNSWDLIFKEENISKLQSCGVAMLDSPSEIISIALHYLGLPSNSRNPDDYQKAQELLLKIRPYIVYFDSSKIDTDLADGNICAVVGWANGALAAQAVNEKSNTGRRITYSLPREGALVWSENLVVLKDAPHPREAMAFINYMMQPEVIAKTSNHTLYPNANKDAAEFVEQKLRDNPWIYPDKTTVATLVPLEPLPLKLERIRTRVWTKVKSSI; from the coding sequence ATGAGAAAATCACATTTGCGAATCATTTTTTCGGCCGTGTTTCTCTGTGCAGGAATAAACACATCAGTGGCGGCTGCGGAGCCCGGAGTGTACCTGTACAACTGGTTCGGGCTCATTGCACCCCAGACTCCCAAGGAGTTCGAGCGCGAAGCAGGCATCAGGATTCACATGGATGCATTTGACAGTGCCGACATCATGCAAAGCAAGGTCATGGCCGGGCGCACGGGATATGACGTGGTCGTGGCAACGTCCAATGTGCTGCCGAGCCTGATCCAGGCGGGGGTACTGCAACCACTGGATCGCAGTCAACTGGGCAACTTGTCGCATATCGACCCTGATCTCTTGGCCCAACTCGCTGTCAACGATCCTGGTAATCGTTATGCCGTACCCTATTTATGGGGCACTACCGGCATTGGTTATGATGTGGATAAAGTCAAAGCGGCATTGGGCGATGATGCTCCAGTCAATAGCTGGGACTTGATCTTCAAGGAAGAGAACATCAGCAAACTCCAGTCCTGCGGCGTGGCAATGCTTGATTCTCCCAGCGAAATAATTTCGATTGCCTTGCATTACCTGGGGCTGCCCAGCAACAGTCGCAATCCGGATGATTATCAAAAAGCTCAAGAGTTGCTGTTGAAGATTCGCCCTTACATTGTCTATTTCGATTCATCCAAAATCGATACCGATCTGGCGGACGGCAATATCTGTGCAGTAGTGGGTTGGGCCAATGGTGCACTTGCAGCGCAGGCGGTCAATGAAAAGAGCAATACCGGGCGCAGGATTACCTACAGTCTGCCTCGCGAAGGTGCACTGGTCTGGTCGGAAAACCTGGTAGTGCTGAAAGATGCCCCGCATCCCAGGGAAGCAATGGCATTTATCAACTACATGATGCAGCCGGAAGTTATCGCCAAGACTTCAAACCACACGTTGTATCCGAATGCCAATAAAGATGCCGCCGAGTTTGTCGAACAAAAGTTGCGAGACAATCCGTGGATCTATCCAGATAAAACCACAGTGGCCACCCTGGTTCCCCTCGAACCGTTGCCATTGAAGCTGGAGCGAATTCGCACGCGAGTCTGGACCAAGGTCAAGAGCAGTATTTAA
- a CDS encoding LuxR C-terminal-related transcriptional regulator: protein MSLDLQNLAWHRSIGKLITQLNRPDFWSSLVRTLNEHVPIDNWVVLIFSDKHIQVVSLPEVADTEEVDAFTQRYVKGLYLLDPFYIANRENPQSGFFHLLDIVPEYFLETEYYNEYFAQYISVDEVQYNVQLDADRTLCISVGSRTHFNQNQITLLDIIKPWVMALMHQRMHFEVDVDKSVHALHPWSATITQLGTQITTRESDVLRLLLSGFSSKEIAGKLSLSAETIKVHRRNIYAKLKIKSQSELFARLCMPKQDISAPD from the coding sequence ATGTCACTCGACCTTCAGAACCTGGCCTGGCATCGCTCGATCGGAAAACTGATCACGCAGTTGAATCGCCCGGACTTCTGGAGTTCGCTGGTTCGCACATTGAATGAGCATGTGCCAATCGACAACTGGGTCGTATTGATCTTTAGCGATAAACACATTCAGGTGGTCAGCCTCCCTGAAGTTGCGGATACAGAAGAAGTCGATGCCTTCACTCAACGCTATGTCAAAGGGCTTTACTTGCTGGACCCATTCTACATAGCCAATCGAGAGAATCCGCAGAGTGGTTTCTTTCATCTTCTGGATATCGTGCCGGAGTACTTTCTTGAAACCGAGTACTACAATGAATACTTCGCACAGTATATTTCCGTAGATGAAGTGCAATACAACGTCCAACTCGATGCAGACCGGACGTTGTGCATTTCAGTTGGCAGTCGTACCCATTTCAACCAGAACCAGATCACCCTGCTCGACATCATCAAGCCATGGGTCATGGCACTCATGCACCAGCGCATGCACTTCGAGGTCGACGTAGATAAAAGCGTCCATGCACTCCATCCATGGTCAGCAACCATTACCCAACTGGGCACACAGATCACCACGCGTGAAAGCGACGTGCTGCGGTTGTTGCTGAGCGGGTTCTCCAGCAAAGAGATCGCGGGGAAACTCTCCCTCTCGGCAGAGACGATAAAGGTTCACCGCCGCAATATTTACGCAAAGCTGAAGATCAAGTCGCAGTCCGAACTGTTCGCGCGCCTGTGCATGCCCAAACAGGACATTTCAGCACCGGATTGA
- a CDS encoding suppressor of fused domain protein has protein sequence MNLLQKLLNAFKKTTPASHHDATPASAPEISSQADLEPESSAEEQARTALFDTGAACLDRHWQGIGTCEQDVLGFAISPSFMGGSHWPSTRQAYRIVRRPNSIILATDGLSDPFDDVEGDELGNGFEMELFIDTPDIPANAQGPLGEVYPFADSWCFELLRCVAATVADAGGYRSRLERHGVLSLELPGVSDSRAMSEQLPAHFVSTDDCAGVLIGGPAASFPTTVAGMPLSPVILVPVVLITASELDYVRNGGAQARQDLVARLEAAGLGHVSHLQRASVI, from the coding sequence TTGAACCTCCTGCAGAAACTGCTCAACGCGTTCAAGAAAACCACTCCCGCATCCCACCACGATGCCACCCCCGCCAGCGCGCCCGAGATCAGCAGCCAGGCCGACCTCGAGCCTGAGTCCAGCGCCGAAGAGCAGGCCCGCACGGCCTTGTTCGATACCGGCGCTGCCTGCCTCGACCGCCATTGGCAAGGCATCGGCACCTGCGAACAGGATGTGCTGGGCTTCGCCATCAGCCCAAGCTTCATGGGTGGCTCCCACTGGCCCTCCACTCGCCAGGCCTATCGCATCGTACGTCGACCCAACAGCATCATTCTGGCCACCGACGGCCTGTCCGATCCGTTCGACGATGTCGAAGGCGATGAGCTGGGCAATGGCTTTGAAATGGAGCTGTTCATCGACACCCCGGATATCCCCGCTAACGCCCAGGGACCGCTGGGTGAAGTCTATCCGTTCGCCGACAGCTGGTGCTTCGAGCTGCTGCGCTGCGTGGCCGCTACCGTGGCCGATGCCGGTGGCTATCGCTCGCGCCTGGAACGTCACGGCGTGCTGTCCCTGGAGTTGCCCGGCGTCAGCGACTCTCGCGCCATGAGTGAACAGTTGCCGGCGCACTTCGTCAGCACCGATGACTGCGCCGGCGTGCTGATCGGCGGCCCTGCGGCCAGTTTCCCCACCACCGTGGCGGGCATGCCCCTGTCGCCCGTGATCCTGGTGCCGGTGGTGCTGATCACCGCCTCGGAACTGGACTACGTGCGCAATGGCGGCGCCCAGGCCCGCCAGGATCTGGTCGCCCGGCTGGAGGCCGCCGGCCTGGGCCATGTCAGCCATCTGCAACGCGCCAGCGTGATCTGA
- a CDS encoding tetratricopeptide repeat protein, translating into MNKILALLLLGSLLGGCQSGPNAQNDSMVGLRCWHYRDQETISREMLDYIRRQGEAGNSMCQTLLATLYERGHGVAQDTARAKALYLSQAQTNPRAYHHLGRLDEQEADYLLARDHYQRAAAVGSRESTLALARLMEEGKGGPQDLPGAQQMYFSVLKQSGDDAWKGIDRLRDQGLELNAELQARYNQVWTASARSRLSLKLRLLQHRTLGKLKLGPDVKPVVVEVQFVPGSAEPRLKLLESSGDTPLDQTILQNLGSYRFVGQPIPQAGQDDWRVKAHIDPHAR; encoded by the coding sequence ATGAACAAAATCCTTGCCTTACTGCTGCTCGGCAGCCTGCTTGGTGGCTGCCAGAGCGGCCCCAACGCCCAGAACGACTCCATGGTCGGCCTGCGCTGCTGGCACTACCGCGACCAGGAGACCATCTCCCGGGAGATGCTCGACTATATCCGCCGCCAGGGCGAAGCCGGCAACTCGATGTGCCAGACCTTGCTCGCCACCCTGTACGAACGTGGTCATGGAGTCGCGCAGGATACTGCCCGGGCCAAAGCCCTGTATCTCTCGCAGGCCCAGACAAACCCAAGGGCCTACCACCATCTCGGGCGCCTGGACGAACAAGAGGCCGACTACCTCCTGGCCAGGGATCACTACCAACGTGCCGCGGCGGTGGGGAGCAGGGAAAGTACCCTGGCCCTGGCCAGGTTGATGGAAGAAGGCAAAGGCGGCCCGCAGGACCTTCCAGGCGCGCAGCAGATGTATTTCAGCGTTCTCAAGCAGAGCGGCGACGATGCCTGGAAAGGCATCGACCGGCTGCGTGACCAGGGCCTGGAGCTCAATGCCGAGCTACAAGCGCGGTACAACCAGGTCTGGACCGCCTCAGCCAGGAGCCGGCTCAGCCTCAAGCTCCGACTGCTCCAGCACCGAACGCTCGGCAAGCTCAAGCTCGGACCTGACGTAAAGCCCGTGGTGGTCGAGGTGCAGTTCGTGCCCGGCTCCGCCGAGCCGCGGCTCAAGCTGCTGGAAAGCTCCGGCGACACGCCCCTGGACCAAACCATCCTCCAGAACCTGGGCAGCTATCGTTTTGTCGGCCAGCCAATCCCCCAGGCCGGCCAGGATGACTGGCGGGTAAAGGCCCATATCGACCCCCATGCCAGATGA
- a CDS encoding amidase → MIEVTEVSIAQLRAALESGQTTAVELVQAYLARIDAYDGPTTATALNAVVVRNPEALKEAQASDARRAKGQLLGPLDGIPYTAKDSYLVKGLTAASGSPAFKDLVAQRDAFTIERLRAGGAICLGKTNMPPMANGGMQRGVYGRAESPYNAQYLTAPFASGSSNGAGTATAASFSAFGLAEETWSSGRGPASNNGLCAYTPSRGVISVRGNWPLTPTMDVVVPYARTMADLLEVLEVVVAEDPDTRGDLWRLQPWVALPAVTSVRPASYPQLAADANALKGKRFGVPRMYINADPEAGSSEKPGIGGPTGQRIVTRASVIELWQQARQALEAAGAEVLEVDFPLVSNCEGDRPGAPTVFNRGIVSKEFLHDELWELSGWAFDDFLRANDDPRLNRLADVDGPQIFPHDPGTLPNREDDLAAGMDEYVNMAKRGLKTWDQIPTLADGLRGLEQTRKLDLEDWMDAKGLDAVLFPTVADVGPADADINPESADIAWSNGVWVANGNLAIRHLGVPTVTVPMGVMTDIGMPVGLTFAGRAYDDSNLLRLASAFESTGNKRRVPPRTPKLASQ, encoded by the coding sequence ATGATCGAAGTCACCGAAGTCTCCATTGCCCAACTGCGTGCCGCCCTCGAATCCGGCCAGACCACCGCCGTGGAACTGGTCCAGGCCTACCTGGCGCGGATCGATGCCTACGACGGCCCTACCACCGCTACCGCCCTCAACGCCGTGGTGGTGCGCAACCCCGAAGCCCTGAAGGAAGCGCAAGCCTCTGATGCCCGTCGCGCCAAGGGCCAGCTCCTGGGGCCACTGGACGGCATTCCCTACACCGCCAAAGACAGCTACCTGGTCAAGGGCCTGACTGCCGCGTCCGGCAGCCCGGCCTTCAAGGACCTGGTGGCCCAGCGCGACGCCTTCACCATCGAGCGCCTGCGCGCTGGCGGCGCCATCTGCCTGGGCAAGACCAACATGCCGCCCATGGCCAACGGCGGGATGCAGCGTGGGGTCTATGGCCGCGCCGAAAGCCCCTATAACGCCCAGTACCTGACCGCGCCCTTCGCCTCCGGCTCGTCCAACGGCGCCGGCACCGCTACCGCCGCCAGCTTCAGTGCCTTCGGCCTGGCCGAGGAAACCTGGTCCAGCGGCCGCGGCCCGGCCTCCAACAACGGCCTGTGTGCCTATACCCCCTCGCGGGGGGTGATCTCGGTGCGCGGCAACTGGCCGCTGACCCCGACCATGGACGTGGTGGTGCCGTACGCCCGGACCATGGCCGACCTGCTGGAAGTGCTGGAGGTGGTGGTTGCCGAAGACCCGGACACACGCGGCGACCTGTGGCGCCTGCAACCCTGGGTGGCGCTCCCGGCCGTGACCTCCGTACGGCCCGCTTCCTATCCGCAACTGGCAGCCGACGCCAATGCCCTCAAGGGCAAGCGCTTCGGCGTGCCACGCATGTACATCAATGCCGACCCCGAGGCGGGTAGCAGCGAGAAGCCGGGGATCGGCGGCCCCACCGGCCAGCGCATCGTTACCCGTGCCTCGGTGATCGAGCTGTGGCAACAGGCACGCCAGGCCCTGGAGGCCGCCGGCGCCGAGGTGCTGGAAGTGGACTTCCCGCTGGTGTCCAACTGCGAAGGCGACCGCCCTGGCGCGCCCACCGTGTTCAATCGCGGCATCGTCAGCAAAGAGTTTCTCCATGACGAGCTGTGGGAACTCTCGGGCTGGGCCTTCGACGACTTCCTGCGGGCCAACGACGACCCCAGGCTCAACCGCCTGGCCGATGTCGACGGGCCACAGATCTTCCCCCACGACCCGGGCACCCTGCCCAACCGCGAGGACGACCTGGCGGCGGGCATGGACGAGTACGTCAACATGGCCAAGCGCGGCCTCAAGACCTGGGACCAGATCCCCACCCTGGCCGACGGCCTGCGCGGCCTGGAGCAGACCCGCAAGCTCGACCTGGAAGACTGGATGGACGCCAAGGGACTGGACGCGGTGCTGTTTCCCACCGTGGCCGACGTCGGCCCGGCGGATGCCGACATCAACCCGGAATCGGCCGACATCGCCTGGAGCAACGGTGTCTGGGTGGCCAACGGCAACCTCGCCATCCGTCACCTGGGGGTGCCCACCGTCACCGTGCCCATGGGCGTGATGACGGACATCGGCATGCCGGTGGGCCTGACCTTCGCCGGTCGCGCCTACGATGACTCGAACCTGCTGCGCCTGGCCTCGGCCTTTGAGTCCACCGGCAACAAGCGCCGGGTGCCACCACGCACGCCCAAGCTGGCCAGCCAGTAA
- a CDS encoding serine hydrolase domain-containing protein has product MPYPASALTVLLATQCAETFSIQDIPHVLHALIRNGQPLAPHPPQPLVPWWSFTKTVLCAAALSLVRDGRLALDDPLPQGPFTLRQVLRHQAGLADYGELSQYHDAVLHDAPAWPVAEMLQRLDARRLRYAPASQWRYSNVGYLYVAQLIQRLTHLPLHDALQQRVLAPLGLSRARLAVTREDLRGVELGQLRAYDPGWVYHGLLVGPLAEAALLLDRLFSDTLLPQPLLADMQQAQVLGGPMPGRPWSAPGYAMGLMVGDVEAGPKLYGHTGSGPGSTVAIYRASEAGNSACCAVFNPGNDQGQVETRALEHLRRTLAN; this is encoded by the coding sequence ATGCCGTACCCTGCGTCGGCCCTCACGGTCTTATTGGCCACACAGTGTGCTGAAACCTTTTCCATCCAGGATATTCCCCACGTGCTGCATGCCCTGATCCGCAACGGCCAACCCCTCGCCCCACACCCACCCCAGCCCCTGGTTCCCTGGTGGAGCTTCACCAAGACCGTGCTCTGCGCGGCGGCCCTGTCCCTGGTGCGCGATGGCCGCCTGGCGCTGGACGACCCGCTGCCCCAGGGCCCCTTCACCCTGCGCCAGGTGCTGCGGCACCAGGCCGGGTTGGCGGACTACGGCGAGCTGAGCCAATACCACGATGCGGTCCTGCATGACGCGCCAGCCTGGCCCGTCGCAGAGATGCTGCAGCGCCTGGATGCCCGCCGCCTGCGTTATGCCCCCGCAAGCCAGTGGCGCTACTCCAATGTTGGCTACCTGTATGTCGCGCAGTTGATCCAGCGCCTGACCCACCTGCCTCTGCACGATGCCCTGCAGCAACGGGTGCTGGCGCCCCTGGGCCTGTCCCGGGCTCGCCTCGCCGTGACCCGCGAGGATTTGCGCGGCGTGGAGCTGGGCCAACTGCGCGCCTACGACCCCGGCTGGGTCTATCACGGCCTGCTGGTGGGGCCTCTGGCAGAAGCGGCGCTGCTGCTGGACCGGCTGTTCAGCGACACCCTGTTGCCCCAGCCGCTGCTGGCGGACATGCAACAGGCACAGGTGCTGGGCGGGCCGATGCCCGGCCGGCCCTGGAGCGCGCCCGGCTACGCCATGGGCCTGATGGTGGGCGATGTCGAGGCAGGCCCGAAGCTGTACGGGCACACCGGTAGTGGCCCCGGGAGCACGGTGGCGATCTACCGCGCCAGCGAGGCCGGCAACAGCGCTTGTTGCGCAGTATTCAACCCCGGGAACGATCAGGGCCAGGTCGAAACCCGGGCCCTGGAGCATCTGCGCCGTACGCTGGCGAACTAA